One Nicotiana tomentosiformis chromosome 4, ASM39032v3, whole genome shotgun sequence genomic window carries:
- the LOC104085521 gene encoding protein ACCUMULATION AND REPLICATION OF CHLOROPLASTS 6, chloroplastic yields the protein MEALTHLSFGICIPRLSPPFQLPAAGKKPPRLNAVTGGASSVTGGASSVPTNFSASKWADRLLADFQFLPSTTTTTTSDSPDFQNSTSSTATATTLPPLSPPPDRHISMPIDFYRVLRAESHFLGDGIRRAYDARITKPPQYGYTQEALIGRRQILQAACETLADSTSRREYNQGLAQHEFDTIVTPVPWDKVPGALCVLQEAGETEVVLQIGESLLKERLPKSFKQDVVLAMSLAYVDLSRDAMSLSPPDFVKGCELLERALKLLQEEGASNLAPDLQAQIDETLEEINPRYALELLAFPLGDEHRMKRAEGLQGVRNILWAVGGGGAAAISGGFTREDFMNEAFLRMTAAEQVDLFVATPSNIPAESFEVYGVALALVSQAFVGKKPHLIQDADNLFQQLQQTKVTAYGSSVSVYTVRENREIDFALERGLCSLLVGEVDECRSWLGLDSEDSPYRDPSIVTFVAEHSKDDNENDLLPGLCKLLETWLMEVVFPRFRETQDIIYKLGDYYDDPTVLRYLERLEGGGASPLAAAAAIARIGAEATAVLDSVKASAIQALQKVFPAGDGEGSVRRYGDNEMNEFDIAKPFEDPVELRDQNNFITSVEDPERIPSGYQEQDMITDKIKDATMKIMCAGVAVGFLTLVGLKLSSFKHGSSVRRNGIGSAIASNVINVGATLVENPLEVPRMDARLAESMVRMWQNIKSQSLGPDHCLNKLSEVLDGQMLKIWTDRATEIAQHGWFWDYELLNLTIDSVTVSVDGRRAIVEATLEESASLTDIVHPEHNDSYSTTYTTRYEMSWANSGWKIVEGAVLKSR from the exons ATGGAGGCTTTAACACACCTAAGCTTCGGCATTTGCATTCCCCGCCTTTCACCACCATTTCAACTTCCCGCCGCCGGTAAGAAGCCACCGCGACTCAATGCTGTTACCGGCGGAGCTAGTAGCGTCACCGGCGGAGCAAGTAGTGTACCTACTAACTTCTCCGCCAGCAAATGGGCTGATCGTCTTCTCGCCGACTTCCAATTCCTTCcttccaccaccaccaccaccacctccgACTCACCGGATTTCCAAAATTCAACTTCCTCTACCGCCACCGCAACTACTCTTCCTCCGCTCTCTCCTCCTCCAGACCGCCACATTTCTATGCCGATAGACTTTTACAGAGTGCTTCGTGCTGAATCTCATTTCCTCGGTGACGGTATCAGAAGAGCTTACGATGCTAGAATTACAAAGCCGCCGCAGTACGGCTACACTCAGGAAGCATTAATTGGCCGACGACAGATTCTTCAAGCTGCTTGTGAAACCCTAGCTGACTCTACTTCTCGCAGAGAGTACAATCAAGGCCTTGCTCAGCATGAGTTTGATACTATTGTTACTCCTGTCCCCTGGGATAAA GTTCCTGGAGCATTATGTGTTTTGCAAGAAGCTGGTGAGACTGAAGTAGTTCTTCAGATTGGGGAGAGCTTGTTGAAAGAGAGGTTGCCTAAGTCGTTCAAGCAAGATGTGGTCTTAGCTATGTCACTCGCATATGTTGACCTTTCGCGGGATGCCATGTCCCTTTCACCTCCTGATTTTGTTAAAGGTTGTGAACTGCTTGAGAGAGCGCTTAAGCTATTGCAG GAAGAAGGTGCAAGTAATCTTGCCCCTGATCTGCAAGCCCAGATAGATGAGACATTGGAAGAGATAAATCCGCGCTACGCACTTGAACTTCTAGCTTTTCCTCTTGGTGATGAACACCGAATGAAAAGAGCAGAGGGTCTTCAAGGTGTGCGCAATATTTTGTGGGCTGTTGGAGGAGGTGGAGCAGCTGCAATCTCTGGGGGGTTCACGCGAGAAGATTTCATGAACGAGGCCTTCCTACGAATGACAGCTGCTGAGCAG GTGGACCTTTTCGTTGCAACGCCAAGTAACATTCCTGCAGAAAGCTTTGAAGTTTATGGAGTGGCGCTTGCACTTGTGTCTCAAGCTTTTGTTGGGAaaaaacctcatctcatccaagatGCTGATAACCTTTTTCAGCAACTTCAGCAGACAAAAGTAACAGCCTACGGCAGCTCTGTGTCTGTCTACACTGTTAGAGAAAACCGTGAAATAGACTTTGCTTTGGAGAGGGGCCTTTGTTCACTTCTTGTTGGAGAAGTCGATGAATGTCGCTCATGGTTGGGCCTAGACAGTGAGGATTCACCCTATAGAGATCCATCTATTGTGACTTTTGTTGCAGAACACTCAAAGGATGACAACGAAAATGATCTGCTCCCTGGATTGTGTAAGCTTCTGGAGACCTGGTTGATGGAAGTGGTCTTTCCCAGATTTAGAGAGACACAAGATATCATTTACAAGCTTGGAGACTATTATGATGACCCTACTGTTTTAAGATATTTAGAAAGGTTGGAAGGCGGTGGTGCGTCACCTTTAGCTGCTGCAGCAGCTATTGCAAGGATTGGAGCTGAAGCTACAGCTGTGCTAGATAGTGTTAAGGCTAGTGCTATTCAGGCATTACAGAAAGTTTTTCCTGCTGGTGATGGGGAAGGCAGTGTAAGACGATATGGCGACAATGAGATGAACGAATTTGATATCGCTAAGCCATTTGAGGATCCTGTAGAGCTTCGTGATCAAAATAATTTTATCACGTCAGTTGAGGATCCTGAGAGAATTCCTTCTGGTTATCAGGAGCAAGATATGATAACCGACAAAATAAAAGATGCAACCATGAAGATTATGTGTGCTGGGGTGGCAGTTGGATTCTTGACTTTGGTTGGATTGAAGCTTTCTTCCTTTAAACATGGGTCTTCAGTTCGACGTAATGGTATTGGTTCAGCTATTGCCTCGAATGTCATCAATGTGG GTGCCACACTAGTTGAAAATCCTCTTGAGGTTCCTAGAATGGATGCAAGGCTTGCAGAAAGTATGGTTAGGATGTGGCAGAATATCAAATCCCAGTCTCTTGGACCTGATCATTGTCTCAACAAATTGTCAGAG GTTTTGGATGGTCAGATGCTGAAGATTTGGACAGATCGTGCAACAGAAATTGCCCAGCACGGTTGGTTTTGGGACTATGAGCTTTTAAACCTTACCATTGATAGTGTGACTGTCTCAGTTGATGGCCGGCGTGCTATTGTGGAAGCTACTCTTGAGGAATCGGCAAGCTTAACTGATATAGTCCACCCGGAGCACAATGACTCATACAGTACTACCTATACAACTAGGTATGAGATGTCCTGGGCAAACTCTGGTTGGAAAATTGTGGAAGGAGCCGTTCTTAAATCACGATAA